In a genomic window of Sulfurisphaera tokodaii str. 7:
- a CDS encoding DUF973 family protein produces the protein MIVNEATEFSKLRNAFLLLTVTEIVYFSSIIIEITELLQVLSSGSIVSLNGLITSLLLQILALILGIISGIFLYSGFRNLSAYKGRADTGSLLVIVGSVFIPIIGFISIILFIIGFALIKEGLDRIANAYGEELIKHGAILNVFPIISIIGFIITAVGLNRIMNKPLTTTTVSSNQVKEIGLGIIRSNGYIYLTLDSKIYGTITSAKIEGTPYSVMLSIPLTVGINNVIINMGTPLFLSPTQYKVTLVITTGYSTFTETLQAIYNP, from the coding sequence ATGATAGTTAACGAGGCTACAGAGTTTTCAAAATTGAGAAATGCCTTTTTATTGTTAACAGTAACAGAAATTGTATATTTTTCCTCAATAATTATCGAAATTACAGAACTTTTACAAGTACTTTCTTCTGGTAGTATTGTTTCCTTAAATGGCTTAATCACCTCGTTACTTTTACAGATTTTAGCATTAATATTGGGCATAATTAGTGGAATTTTTCTTTACTCTGGATTCAGAAATTTAAGTGCTTATAAAGGTCGTGCAGATACTGGTTCTTTATTAGTTATTGTCGGTTCAGTGTTTATCCCTATTATAGGGTTCATATCCATAATACTTTTTATTATAGGTTTTGCCTTAATTAAGGAAGGATTAGATAGAATAGCTAATGCTTATGGAGAAGAGTTAATTAAACATGGTGCGATTCTTAACGTCTTCCCAATAATCTCAATTATAGGTTTTATAATAACAGCTGTGGGATTAAATAGAATAATGAATAAACCATTAACAACTACTACCGTTAGCAGTAATCAAGTGAAAGAGATAGGGCTAGGAATAATCAGAAGTAACGGTTATATTTACCTTACTCTTGATTCCAAGATTTACGGTACAATAACTAGTGCAAAAATTGAAGGAACACCTTATTCAGTAATGCTTTCAATTCCACTCACTGTAGGTATAAATAACGTTATAATTAATATGGGAACTCCGCTATTCTTATCTCCTACACAATATAAGGTAACATTGGTAATAACTACAGGCTATTCAACTTTCACAGAAACACTACAAGCAATATATAACCCTTAA
- a CDS encoding TrpB-like pyridoxal phosphate-dependent enzyme → MLEKVRFDLPQDEIPTEWYNILPDLPEPLPEPQDPTGKSFEILKQVLPSKVLELEFSKERYIKIPEEVLQRYLQVGRPTPIIRARKLEEYLGGYIKIYMKMESHTYTGSHKINSALAHVYFAKLDNAKFVSTETGAGQWGSAVALASALFNIQAHIFMVRTSYYAKPYRRYLMQMYNAQVHPSPSEFTRYGREVLAKDPNTPGSLGIAISEAVYYALENGGKYVVGSVVNSDILFKTIAGMEAKKQMEMIGEDPDYIIGVVGGGSNYAALAYPFLGEELRKGKVRRKYIASGAIEVPKMTKGVYKYDYPDTAKILPMLKMYTIGSDFIPAPVYAGGLRYHAVAPTLSLLMYKGIVQARDYSQEEAFSWAKLFSQIEGWVPAPETSHALPILKEIVEEAKKSGEKKTVLISFSGHGLLDLANYADVLGFNKE, encoded by the coding sequence ATGCTCGAAAAAGTTAGATTCGACTTACCGCAAGATGAGATACCAACAGAGTGGTATAACATTTTACCAGATCTACCGGAACCATTACCAGAACCCCAGGATCCTACTGGAAAATCATTTGAAATATTAAAACAAGTATTACCAAGTAAAGTTCTTGAACTCGAATTCTCAAAAGAGAGATATATAAAGATACCGGAAGAGGTTCTTCAACGATATTTACAAGTTGGAAGACCAACACCAATAATAAGGGCTAGAAAACTGGAGGAATACCTAGGAGGATATATAAAGATATATATGAAAATGGAAAGTCACACTTATACTGGTTCACACAAGATAAATAGTGCATTAGCTCACGTATATTTTGCAAAACTTGATAATGCTAAATTCGTTTCAACTGAAACTGGTGCAGGGCAATGGGGATCTGCAGTAGCGTTAGCTTCTGCATTATTTAATATTCAAGCTCACATTTTCATGGTCAGAACTAGTTACTACGCAAAACCCTATAGAAGGTATCTAATGCAAATGTATAATGCACAAGTACATCCAAGTCCTTCAGAATTCACCAGATACGGAAGAGAAGTTTTAGCTAAAGATCCCAACACACCGGGGTCATTAGGAATTGCTATATCAGAGGCTGTCTATTACGCCCTAGAAAATGGAGGAAAATACGTTGTAGGTAGTGTGGTAAACTCAGACATTCTCTTTAAAACAATTGCCGGAATGGAGGCAAAGAAGCAAATGGAAATGATTGGTGAAGACCCAGATTATATTATAGGAGTTGTTGGCGGAGGTTCAAATTACGCTGCTTTAGCTTATCCATTCTTAGGTGAAGAATTAAGAAAAGGTAAAGTAAGAAGAAAGTACATAGCATCTGGAGCAATAGAAGTACCAAAAATGACAAAAGGAGTTTATAAATACGATTATCCAGATACAGCAAAGATTTTGCCAATGCTAAAGATGTATACTATTGGATCTGACTTCATACCAGCACCAGTTTATGCTGGAGGCTTAAGATATCATGCAGTAGCACCAACATTATCGTTATTAATGTACAAAGGGATTGTACAAGCTAGGGATTATTCACAAGAAGAAGCATTTTCGTGGGCTAAATTGTTTAGTCAAATTGAAGGATGGGTACCGGCACCAGAAACTAGTCATGCATTACCAATCTTAAAAGAAATAGTTGAGGAAGCTAAGAAGAGTGGCGAAAAGAAAACAGTACTAATAAGCTTCTCAGGCCATGGATTATTGGATCTAGCTAACTACGCTGATGTGTTAGGTTTTAATAAGGAATAA